The Anaeromyxobacter sp. Fw109-5 genomic interval GGAGCAGGTTGAGCGCCCAGATGGAGAGGTCGCCCTTCGCCGCGTACACTCCTGCCATGACGAGCAGCGAGTCCCCGGGCAGGAAGAACACGAGCGCGCCGGTCTCGAGGAAGACGATGAGCGCGAGGGCGGGGTAGCCACCCCATCGGATCAGCTCGCCCGGATCCCGGATGAGCTCGACGAACCACCGGATGATCTGCACCGCTGACGTATACACATCGCGCACCCGGGCCGCCAAGCGCGGGGCGCGCCCGGCCGGACCCGCGCGGCGCCGGGCGGCGCTCGTCCGCACGGTCGCCCTCGGGCTCGCGCTCGCCGGGGCGGCGGGGGCGCGGGGGGAGGAGCTCATCCGCGTGCGCGTGTCGGAGTCGCCCGAGCGGATCGAGGAGCTCCGGCTCGAGGACTACGTCGCCGGCGTGGTCTCCGGCGAGATGCCCGCCTCCTTCCCCGCGGAGGCCCTGAAGGCGCAGGCGGTGGCGGCGCGCAGCTACGCGCTCACGCGCAAGATCGAGGCGCAGGCCGCCAACCGGCGCTGGGACATCGCGACCGGCGTGCTCGCGCAGGTCTACCGGCAAGGCGCGAGCGGCCCTGCCCGCGCGGCGACGGCGGCGACCGCGGGCGAGGTGATGGTGGCGGGCGTGGAGCCGCTGGAGGCGTACTTCCACGCGTCGTGCGGGGGCACCACCGAGGCCGGCCTGGCGGCGCTGGGGCGCGGCCACCCCTATCTCCCCTCGGTGGAGTGCGGGCGATGCGCGCGCGCCCCCGGCGCGCGCTGGTCGGTCCGGATCGACGCCCGCGCGCTCGCCTCGGCGGCGCGCCTGCGCGGCGCCGCCACGGACGCGCGCGTGACGTCGCGCACGCCGAGCGGGCGCGCGGAGCGGATCGAGATCTCCGCCGGGCCGCGGCGCGCCACGGTGGCGGCCACCGATCTGCGCCAGCGCCTCGGCTACGGCCGCCTCCCGTCGCTCGCCTTCGCGGTGCGCGCCGAGCGCGGCGCGTTCGTCTTCGAGGGCCGCGGCCACGGGCACGGCGCCGGCCTGTGCCAGTGGGGCGCCGCCGGGCTCGCCCGCGAGGGGCGGGGCTACCGCGAGATCCTCGGCCACTACTACCCGGGCGCGGACGTGGTTCGGATGTACTAGGACGAATCGTGAGGCTATCGGACTTCGACTACGAGCTCCCCGAGGAGCTGGTCGCGCAGGAGCCGGTCACGCCGCGCGACGCGTCGCGGCTGCTCGTCCTCCCGCGCGAGGGCGCCGCCGAGCACCGCGCGTTCACGGACCTCCCGGACCTGCTCGCCCCGGGCGATCTGCTGGTGTTCAACGACACGAAGGTCATCCCGGCGCGGCTCGTCGGGACGAAGCCGACCGGGGGCAAGGTGGAGCTGCTCCTGTGCGAGCCGCTCGGCGGCGGGCTCGGGAGCCGCTGGCGCGCGATGGGGCAGGCCTCGAAGCCCATCCGCGAGGGCACGACGCTCCTGTTCGAGGGGCTCGAGGCGCGCGTCGAGGCGAGCGAGGGGGAGGGCTTCTACGTCGTGACGCTCGACCGCGAGGGCGAGGCCCTCGAGGCGGCGCTCGCGCGCGCCGGCCGGATCCCGCTGCCACCCTACATCCGCCGCGCCCCTTCCGACGTGGACCGCGAGCGCTACCAGACCATCTGGGCGCGCGCGCCCGGCAGCGCGGCGGCGCCCACCGCCGGGCTGCACTTCACGGAGGCGATCCTCGCGCGGCTCGCCGCGCGCGGGGTGGAGCGGACCGCCGTCACGCTCCACGTCGGTCCGGGCACCTTCCTCCCGGTCCGCGGTGACTCGGTGGAGGGGCACCGCATGCACGCCGAGCAATACGAGGTCCGTCCGGAGGCGGCGGCGGCCATCGCGGCCTGCCGCGCGCGTGGGAGCCGCGTGGTGGCGGTCGGGACGACCTCGGTGCGGACGCTGGAGAGCGCGTGGCGCGGGGGAGCGGTCGCGGCGGGGGCGGGGCGCACGGCGCTCTTCGTGCGTCCCGGCCACGCCTTCCGCGCGGTGGACGCCCTCGTCACGAACTTCCACCTGCCCCGCTCGACGCTGCTCATGCTGGTGTGCGCGTTCGGTGGAACCCACCGGGTCCTCGCCGCCTACCGCGACGCCGTCGCGCGCCGATATCGCTTCTTCAGCTACGGCGACGCGATGCTCCTGGCGCGTGCGGATTGACCCACCGTCCGGCCCGGCGTCTGCCCGTGCTATAGGATTCTCTCGGCGAAAGGAGCGGGGGGGCCACGATTGCACAGCGTCTCGGTGAACCTGGAGCCGGCCCAGTTCCTCGCTGGGTTCCGGCCGGAGAACGGCAGCCTGTTCGTCCCCGCGCTGTCGGACTCGCGCGTCGGGGACGAGGTGGCGCTCCGGATCGGCATCTACGGCCAGACCATCCGCGCCACGATCTTCGGGAAGGTCTCGCTCGTCCGGC includes:
- a CDS encoding SpoIID/LytB domain-containing protein; protein product: MICTADVYTSRTRAAKRGARPAGPARRRAALVRTVALGLALAGAAGARGEELIRVRVSESPERIEELRLEDYVAGVVSGEMPASFPAEALKAQAVAARSYALTRKIEAQAANRRWDIATGVLAQVYRQGASGPARAATAATAGEVMVAGVEPLEAYFHASCGGTTEAGLAALGRGHPYLPSVECGRCARAPGARWSVRIDARALASAARLRGAATDARVTSRTPSGRAERIEISAGPRRATVAATDLRQRLGYGRLPSLAFAVRAERGAFVFEGRGHGHGAGLCQWGAAGLAREGRGYREILGHYYPGADVVRMY
- the queA gene encoding tRNA preQ1(34) S-adenosylmethionine ribosyltransferase-isomerase QueA; the protein is MRLSDFDYELPEELVAQEPVTPRDASRLLVLPREGAAEHRAFTDLPDLLAPGDLLVFNDTKVIPARLVGTKPTGGKVELLLCEPLGGGLGSRWRAMGQASKPIREGTTLLFEGLEARVEASEGEGFYVVTLDREGEALEAALARAGRIPLPPYIRRAPSDVDRERYQTIWARAPGSAAAPTAGLHFTEAILARLAARGVERTAVTLHVGPGTFLPVRGDSVEGHRMHAEQYEVRPEAAAAIAACRARGSRVVAVGTTSVRTLESAWRGGAVAAGAGRTALFVRPGHAFRAVDALVTNFHLPRSTLLMLVCAFGGTHRVLAAYRDAVARRYRFFSYGDAMLLARAD